One Prevotella melaninogenica DNA window includes the following coding sequences:
- a CDS encoding thiamine diphosphokinase: MIINNKENNKGGQHQHIPNEHSVRHSPPFGGVGRGFSAVILAAGDFPTHVLPLHILRTAENLIVCDGALEDLLEYDIEPTAVVGDGDSLSEELKQRYAHIYHPISEQEFNDLTKATLFARSHLKIDAPTHTRPRFCYLGATGKREDHTLGNISLMLYYYRQLAIDPVMVTDYGYFVAASGTMRFESFPGQQVSIFNATSKELSSNGLKWDIYPFSELWQGTLNEASSNEFTIQADGDYLIYRTHKI; this comes from the coding sequence ATGATTATCAATAATAAAGAGAATAACAAGGGCGGACAACACCAACACATTCCCAACGAGCACTCCGTTAGGCACTCCCCTCCTTTCGGAGGGGTTGGGAGAGGCTTCTCTGCCGTCATCCTTGCTGCAGGCGACTTCCCAACCCACGTCCTACCCCTTCACATCCTACGCACTGCGGAGAATCTGATAGTTTGTGACGGTGCTTTGGAGGATTTATTGGAATATGATATAGAGCCAACGGCAGTGGTGGGTGATGGTGACTCGCTCTCTGAAGAGTTGAAACAACGCTATGCACATATCTATCATCCGATTTCGGAGCAGGAGTTTAACGACCTCACCAAGGCTACCCTCTTTGCTCGTTCACATCTGAAGATAGATGCACCGACCCATACTCGTCCTCGCTTCTGCTACCTCGGAGCAACTGGCAAGCGTGAAGATCATACCTTGGGCAACATCTCTCTCATGCTCTATTACTATCGCCAGTTGGCTATCGACCCAGTGATGGTAACCGACTATGGATATTTTGTTGCGGCATCAGGTACAATGCGCTTTGAATCATTCCCTGGACAGCAAGTCAGCATCTTCAATGCAACCAGCAAAGAGCTAAGTAGTAACGGACTGAAATGGGATATCTATCCATTCAGCGAGCTATGGCAGGGAACACTGAACGAAGCCTCATCGAATGAATTTACAATCCAAGCGGATGGTGATTACTTAATTTACCGTACGCATAAAATATAA